One genomic segment of Sorex araneus isolate mSorAra2 chromosome X, mSorAra2.pri, whole genome shotgun sequence includes these proteins:
- the CYSLTR1 gene encoding cysteinyl leukotriene receptor 1 codes for MDGIGNITEPSANNNTCNDTIDDFRNQVYSTVYSMISIVGFFGNGFVLCVLIKTWNENSAFQVYMINLAVADILCVCTLPLRVVYYVHRGIWLFGDFLCRLSTYALYVNLYCSIFFMTAMSFFRCIAIVFPIHNISLVTQKKARFVCIGIWIFVILASSPFLMSPPYRDEKNNTKCFEPPQDSQAKKNVLVLHYVSLFFGFIIPFVIIIVCYTMIILTLLKSSMKKSVPSRKKAVGMIIVVTASFLISFMPYHIQRTIHLQFLLNETKSCDSVLRMQKSVVITLSLAASNCCFDPLLYFFSGGNFRRRIPTLKKHSLSSVTYVPKKKPSLPEKEEAHK; via the coding sequence atggatggaattggaaatATTACAGAACCTTCTGCCAATAATAATACATGCAATGACACTATTGATGACTTCCGCAATCAAGTGTATTCTACTGTATACTCTATGATCTCCATTGTGGGCTTTTTTGGCAATGGCTTTGTACTTTGTGTTCTCATAAAAACATGGAATGAGAATTCAGCCTTCCAAGTATACATGATTAATTTAGCAGTAGCAGAtatcctgtgtgtgtgtacattgcCTCTCCGTGTGGTCTATTACGTTCACAGAGGTATTTGGCTCTTTGGTGACTTTTTGTGTCGCCTGAGCACCTATGCCTTGTATGTCAATCTCTATTGTAGCATCTTCTTTATGACAGCCATGAGTTTTTTCCGGTGCATTGCAATTGTTTTTCCGATCCACAATATCAGTTTGGTTACACAGAAAAAAGCAAGGTTTGTTTGCATTGGCATTTGGATTTTTGTGATTTTGGCCAGTTCTCCATTTTTAATGTCTCCACCTTACAGAGATGAGAAAAACAATACGAAGTGCTTTGAGCCTCCACAGGACAGCCAAGCTAAAAAGAATGTTTTGGTCTTGCATTATGTGTCATTGTTTTTTGGATTTATAATTCCTTTTGTTATTATAATTGTTTGTTACACAATGATAATTTTGACTTTACTAAAATCATCAATGAAGAAAAGTGTTCCAAGTCGCAAAAAAGCTGTAGGAATGATCATAGTTGTCACGGCTTCTTTTTTGATCAGCTTCATGCCATATCACATTCAACGCACTATTCACCTTCAATTTCTACTCAATGAAACTAAATCCTGTGATTCTGTCCTTAGAATGCAAAAGTCAGTGGTCATAACCTTGTCTCTGGCTGCATCAAATTGTTGCTTTGAccctctcctttatttcttttcaggagGGAACTTTAGGAGAAGGATACCCACATTAAAAAAGCATTCTCTGTCCAGTGTGACTTATGTACCCAAGAAGAAACCTTCTCTTCCAGAAAAAGAAGAAGCACATAAATAG